One Primulina eburnea isolate SZY01 chromosome 4, ASM2296580v1, whole genome shotgun sequence genomic window, aaacaatTGATTCAAGATCCAGAACCCTGAAAACTGAGATTAAAGTTGCAGAGACCTCAAAATTCAAAACCAAGAAAATCTGCCAAACTTTGTAATCTCGTCGTGCAGTCCAAgagaaatgaaagaaaaaagaaaaaagaaacgcATAAAAATATGAATGAAAGCATGAATCTTTCACCCACCTGAAATCTTGCTGTTGATCACAGAGAACCACCTTCCCCGCCTTCACGCACAACCCCTGTTCTCCAACATCATCCACCACCTTACCATAGCTGTATTTCAATGGCATCCTTCCCAATATCCTATGAAATTCCCTTATACACTCCCCTCTCCTCTTTCTATGCTCCCTTCTTCTGCTACTCAACCCCACTTCTGCCACTCCACCCGATACGTCCTCGTTTCTTGAGTCTCCATGATCTCTAATTCCGCCTCCTTTAGCCCCCACCATTAATGGGCCCCTTCCAATTTCATCAGCCACGACAAAATTCATCAAGATATCCTCGCAATTATTTCTTTTATCCACTATTTGTCTGGCAGCGGCGTATTCTTCACTGCACGAGTATTTCTCGAGGTATTTGATGTCGAGGATCATTAATTTGGTGAGGATTATCGAGTACTTATCCCTCTCCATGGTGTAGATCCAGGATCTCGATGCTATGTCGTAAGCGTGCGATCTGGCGAAAAATCCGACGATCCGATCCGGATCCGATTCCCAGACGGTGAACGCGAAGGACACGGAGGTCGTGGCGGGCATGATGTCATCGTCGCAGATGAGGACGGCTCGGGTATTGATGATTTCCCAGGGGTAGAATCTGGAATTTAGACTGGACGACGGCGACCGGTGGACAAAGGCGGAGACGTTTTGAGATAGGCGGGAGAGGGTTCTGGAGGAGGTGGAAGGGTTGCACCAGAGGATGACTACACCGGCGACTTGTGGCGCAACGGAGTAGGCTGCGGCGATAGATTGGAGCAATGGAATACGGTGCTCCGAGTAGCCGTTGATTACCACAGTCAGTCGGTCGGATCTGAGTGATTTCGGGTCGGGCTTCTTGCAGGGCGGAGTCTGGGAATTCGGGTATGTTCGAAGGGAAATGACCAAAAGGGGCAGAGGGAAGAAGATAATTGCGGCTAGTAAGAAGGGTAGAGTTACAATTCCCATTAGAATCTTGGCTTTGTTTGTAATTTGATTTTTACAGATTTTGCTAATTTGGCCATTTCTTGAATGAACTATTTAAAGGCCAAATAAGGCATCATGCAAAGTTAGATTCCAAAATCGGGTCACGATTTGCATAAAAttgctaaaattttaaaacttccaagAACTTGTTTGTTATTATAACTCAATCAAAGAAGTTGTGTGCAAGATTTAAGGTTGCATTTTAATCAGTCACGAAACGGGCTACTTAAATTAAAGAATTTGAAGTGAATCCTATGCTATTTGATCTTAAATTTAGAGCCACAAATGGGGTTGTGGTGTGACAATTTTGTGATAAAAGATATCATTTTGAGGCAGATAGATGTATGGATATGGTAGCAGCTGTGGTGGAATTCTTGACGGAAAATAGGCAGCACACTTGCTACAACAATGGCTGTTGCTTCCAGTAGTACTTGAAGCTCAACTTCCCTTCAAGCAATAAGCCATCGCCATTCAACTCAAAAGCCCGTCTCGACCTTAAACTGGCTGGATGCATCCCTGTTAAGCAACAGGTAAAAGTCACACATAATTGCACTAAGTTTTACTTGTTTGAATGTGAACTACTATGTTCTTGTCCATTGGTGTGTTTTTTTGTTTGGTTCTGAATTCGCCCTTCTATCCGTTTTGTCCTCTCCGCGGACTATTGGTTGTAACATTTTGTTGATCTTTGTTTTGCTTGGAAAAGGTGGATTCTGGGATTATGTGTGAATCTTGCAGTGGAAGAGGGTGGCTGCTTTGTGAGTTTTGTAAAGGGCAAAAAACTAATGCCAAAACTACGGAGAGTAACCGGACTTACCGACGTTGCCCACTTGTAAATCCGTTAGTAGTCGCCATTTTTACTCTCTTTACCGTGATGGAGTCTATCACCAGGCAATTTGCCTCGTAGATGGAAAGTGTTTTTAGGGATATTTTCTTAGTCAAAGATCCCGAGTTCTACAGAGAGCAGTAAAGTTTGGGCCACTTGTTAACAATTGATGATGTTAGTTGTGCAAGTTGGATTGGATAGCGATGACTTATTCGTGCAGATTCGAAGCGTTTTCAGATGTGTTCTGTTCCCGGATCATACTTCTTTTGAGGGCAAAATTATACAATTTTATATACTTTTCTTCTATCATGTCTGATTATACCAAATTTTCCTATGAGTCTGGTGGTGAGTCTGAGCTTCAAATCAGCAATAGTTTGAATCAGAGCGGATGGAACACCTATCGATCTATACGAACTAGTAGATATTGGAAGGTGCCGAAAATTTTTCCGACAAAAACGTCAGAGTGGTTACGCCGGAAAAATTCTCGGCACCTTCCAGTATCTACTAGTTCGTATAGACCGGTAGCGTTCCAGCCACTCCGATTCAAATATTGTTGATCTGAAGCTCAAGCTCACCAAACCGAACCCAAAGAAAATTTGATATCATCAATGtcgattgagttttctttcttcGTGTTTGAAAGATGAAGGGCTGTACTTTATTTTGCTCccaaaatatgagaaaatatggAGTTGAATCCTACCAAGCTTTACCTAATGACATTTGGACGGGGAATGGGCAGTGTTTCATCAGGTGGATCGTAATCATTCGTTTGGACACATTTTACAAGAGGAAGTACACTTGATGTGATGTACAATTTTCTTGGCTAATGGACCAAAACTGGGATAAATAgtatttttttcccttttttttaaacaaatattacttttttttacatatatatagacacacacaagTATTCTCATGATATGGTTGGTGCCAAAATACAAACCAAATATGCTTAAATAGAGACAATTAaatcatgtaaaaaaaaaaactaagaaaacatcaatcaatatctGAAATTttctcatttcaaatttttgtTTCAAGCATGTCCGATAACTTATAGGCATGGCCTAGTACgaccaaattaaatattacaaataattaaattattcaaaatcatatatttataataaaaattaatatttttttataattatccaaatataatatatatctcaaaaaaTTAACTCATAAAACCAactcatataaattttttggtTATGTTAGGTATATTTTCCAAAATAACAAGAATTTTATGTCATTTATCAGATTTTCACATTTATGGATATCTGAAATCAAACTATCCAATTAGacacatattattattattattattattattattatttaaagatTGTGGTGTATATTTTATACATagtgttgatttttttttttacatggtccacattttttgttattattattacttatGGAAATTATCGCACTAGAGTATGGATTTACTACTTATTTTTATAGGCTTATATATGAATAATTATGTGTGTGGGTTGTCTGTTAAGTtaagcccaaaataaagtgatcaaATAAAGTTTCGGGTTATTGGGCTTTAATGTATCTAATGGGCTGTGGGCCTTTAATGTGTAGAGACATAAgtgtaatttctgtttttatgatgGGCTAAAACGGAAATATCAGAAGATATTATCTATAAATAAGGGTCATGGTCCCCAGATCTCGCGTTATCA contains:
- the LOC140831110 gene encoding glycosyltransferase family protein 64 C3 isoform X2 encodes the protein MGIVTLPFLLAAIIFFPLPLLVISLRTYPNSQTPPCKKPDPKSLRSDRLTVVINGYSEHRIPLLQSIAAAYSVAPQVAGVVILWCNPSTSSRTLSRLSQNVSAFVHRSPSSSLNSRFYPWEIINTRAVLICDDDIMPATTSVSFAFTVWESDPDRIVGFFARSHAYDIASRSWIYTMERDKYSIILTKLMILDIKYLEKYSCSEEYAAARQIVDKRNNCEDILMNFVVADEIGRGPLMVGAKGGGIRDHGDSRNEDVSGGVAEVGLSSRRREHRKRRGECIREFHRILGRMPLKYSYGKVVDDVGEQGLCVKAGKVVLCDQQQDFRYT
- the LOC140831110 gene encoding glycosyltransferase family protein 64 C3 isoform X1 — protein: MGIVTLPFLLAAIIFFPLPLLVISLRTYPNSQTPPCKKPDPKSLRSDRLTVVINGYSEHRIPLLQSIAAAYSVAPQVAGVVILWCNPSTSSRTLSRLSQNVSAFVHRSPSSSLNSRFYPWEIINTRAVLICDDDIMPATTSVSFAFTVWESDPDRIVGFFARSHAYDIASRSWIYTMERDKYSIILTKLMILDIKYLEKYSCSEEYAAARQIVDKRNNCEDILMNFVVADEIGRGPLMVGAKGGGIRDHGDSRNEDVSGGVAEVGLSSRRREHRKRRGECIREFHRILGRMPLKYSYGKVVDDVGEQGLCVKAGKVVLCDQQQDFRTA